In Candidatus Krumholzibacteriota bacterium, the sequence AAGGTGCTGTTCGTGACCGGCGGATTCGACGAGAACGTCTTCAAGTCCGTCCGGAATATCGAAGGCGTCCGGTTCATGCTGAGCCGGAACATGAACGCCTACGAGATCCTGAAGGCCGATGTCCTTCTGTTCACCGACGAGGGACTGAGTTCGCTCGAGGAGGTGTTCGCGTCATGAAGGATATCCAGAGGATCATCCTGAAACCCGTCATCACCGAGAGGAGCACGGCCCTCAAGGAGGCGAGCAACAAGTTCGTCTTCGAGGTCGACCCGCGCGCAAACAAGCGCGAGATCAAGGCCGCGATCGAGAAGCTCTTCAACGTCACCGTCAAGGACGTCAAGACGGCGATCATACGCGGCAAGACGAAGACCACGTTCATGCGCTCCGGACGATTCACCGGCAAGCGGTCCGATCGCAAGAAGGCGATCGTCCGGCTCGCCTCGGGCGAGAACATCGATATTTTCGACCAGGTGTAGCGAGGTATCCCGATGGCTATCAAGAAGTTCAAACCGACATCCCCGGCGCTGCGGTACAAGACCGTAACCGACTATTCGGAGCTGACCCCGAAGGCTCCCGAGAAGTCGCTGGTCAAGGGCAAGGCGAGCAAGGGCGGCCGCAACAACCACGGTCGGGTCACGATGCGCCGGCGGGGCGGCGGGCACAAGCGCCGCTATCGCGTGATGGATTTCCGTCGCGACAAGCACGGGATCGACGCGAAGGTCGCCGCGGTCGAGTACGATCCGAACCGTTCGGCCTTCATCGCCCTCCTCCACTACGTGGACGGCGAGAAGCGCTACATCCTCGCGCCGCACGGCGTCAAGGTCGGCGACGTCCTGGTCTCGGGCCCGGACGCCGACATCCACCCGGGCAACGCGCTGCCGCTCGAGAAGATCCCTACCGGGCTCTTCGTCCACAACATCGAGCTGATCGCCGGCCGGGGCGGACAGATGGCGCGGAGCGCCGGCTCCTACGCCCAGCTGATGGCGAAGGAGGGCGGGCGCGCCCTGCTGCGGCTGCCCAGCGGCGAGATCCGCAGCGTACGCAAGGAATGCTTCGCGACGATCGGCCAGGTCAGCAACATCGACCACGAGAACGTGTCGATCGGCAAGGCGGGGCGTTCCCGCTGGCTCGGTCATCGGCCCAAGGTCCGCGGCGTCGCGATGAATCCCGTCGACCACCCCATGGGGGGCGGCGAGGGTCGTACGAGCGGCGGCGGCCACCCGGTGACGCCGTGGGGCAAGCCGACCAAGGGGTTCAAGACCCGCAAGAAGAAGCTTTCGGACAAATACATCGTCCACCGACGCAAGAAGAAGAGGTAAGGCCGCCGCGGCGGCCACCTGCCCGGATCGCGAACCCGGGTACGCTGGAGGTCACATGCCCAGATCGTTGAAAAAAGGCCCCTATATCGACGAGAAGCTGTTCGGGAAGATCGACCGGATGAACGAGACCGGCGAGAAGCGCGTCATCAAGACGTGGGCCCGCCGATCGACGATTTCCCCGGAATTCGTCGGCCACACGCTGGCCGTGCACAACGGGAACAAGTTCATCCCCGTGTTCATCACGGAGAACATGGTGGGTCACAAGGTCGGCGAGTTCGTCTCGACGCGGACCTACCGGGGGCACACGAGCAAGAAGCGCAAGTAGCACGCGAGCGGAGGTAGATCGAAATGGAGGCACGCGCCATCGCGCGGCATGTCAGGGTATCACCGAGAAAGGCGAGAATCGTCGCCGACCTGGTGAGAGGCAAGTCGATCGAGCTTGCCATCGAAACCCTTCGGTATTCGTCGAAAGCGGTTTCGGTCCCGATTCGCAAGACGCTCGAGTCCGCGATGCACAATCTGGCGGACCGCTTCGAGCACCCGGTCGAGCCGCATGACATGGCCATCAAGGAGATCTTCGTCGACGAAGGTCGGACCATGTACCGGATCAGGCCGCGGGCGCAGGGGCGCGCCTTCCGGATCCGGAAGCGGAGCAGCCATATCACGGTCACGGTCGAGTTCACCGGCGAGGAGCCCGGAGAGGCCGCCGGCGGCAAGACCGAGAAGAAGGCGTCGAAGAAGACGGCCGGAAAGAAGACCGCGGCGAAGAAGACCGCGGCGAGAAAGACGACGCCGAAGAAGTCCGCGCCGAAGAGGGCGGCCGCGAAGAAGCCGGCCGGCGGGCGGAAGAAGCCGGCCGCGAAGAAGACGGAAAAGTAACAGCGCCACGCGCGGGCCGAGGACGAACCGTCCCCCGCGCACATCGAAGAGCGAATCGTCAGTCGAGGGAGGAGAACTTGGGTCAGAAGACACATCCCGTAGGGTTGAGGCTCGGAATCAACCGTACATGGGATTCCAAGTGGTTCACGAGGAAAAACTTCGCCGCGTGGCTCGAGGAAGACGTCATGATACGCCGCTATATCAAGAAGCGGCTCGCCCGGGCGGGCGTTTCCAAGGTCGAGATCGAACGTCGAGGCGACAAGGTCAGGGTCCATATCTATACGGCGCGCCCCGGCATGGTCATCGGTCGGAAGGGCGCCGAAGTCGATTTCCTCAGCGAGGAGCTGGCCCACCTGACGAAACGCAACGTCAACATCGATATCAAGGAAGTGAAGCGGCCCGAGCTGAACTCGCAGCTCGTCGCCGAGCACATAGCCGGACAGCTCGTCCAGCGGGTCTCCTTCCGCCGCGCCATGAAGAAGGCGATCGGATCGGCGATGCGGATGGGGGCCGAGGGTATCAAGATCAAGTGCTCCGGCCGTCTCGGTGGCGCCGAGATGTCCCGCACCGAGGGATACATGGACGGGCGCGTTCCCCTGCACACGCTCCGCGCCGACATCGACTACGCGCAGTCGACGGCGTTCACCACCTACGGAACGGTGGGCGTGAAGGTGTGGATCTACACCGGCGAGGTCTTCCCGAAGGACTTCCGCCGCAAGATGAGCGAGACGGCGATCGAGGAGTCCTCCCGCGGGCGATGACCGGGAACGGACGACAGCAGAGAGGTTGAAGAGCCATGTTGATGCCGAAACGCACGAAATACCGCAAGCAGCAGCGGGGCCGGATGAAGGGAAAGGCCTACCGGGGCTCCAGTATCAGCTTCGGCGAGTTCGCCCTGCAGGCCGAGGCGCCCGCCTGGCTCACGAACCGCCAGATCGAGGCGGCTCGCGTGGCGATCATGCGGCACATCAGCCGTCAGGGGAAGCTGTGGATCCGCATCTTCCCGGACAAGCCGGTGACCGTGAAGCCTGCGGAGACGCGCATGGGCAAGGGCAAGGGCGCCCCGGAGTACTGGGTCGCCGTCGTGAAGCCGGGCCGCATCCTCTTCGAGCTCGAAGGCGTCGAGCCGAAGATGGCAAAGCGGGCCATGGAGCTCGCGGGCGCGAAGCTCCCAATCAGGACGAAGTTCGTCCGCCGTGTCGCCACCGGGAAGGTGGCCGGCTAACGGCGGCGGTCGGGGTTCCGCCGCGCATGATCGGCGGGGCCGGGTGAGTCGGAGAAAGATCCGGACGGTTGCACAATGAAGGCAGTTGAACTGAGAGAGATGACGCTGGACGAGCTTCGTTCCCGCGAGCGGGACCTCCTCGAGGACCTCGCACGGCAGAGGATTCAGCTTTCCATCAAGCGTCTCGACAATCCCCTGCAGGTGCGCGTCACGAGGCGCGAGCTCGCTCGGGTGAAGACGATCATCAACGAGAAGCTCGGCGTGGACGGGGACGAGATCCCCGCGGCGCGCCCTGCGCAGGACAGCGAGGCGTAAGGCCGCCACGGGGCGAGAGACGCCCGGGAGTCGCGAGGAGAAAGCATGGAGAAGAGAAAACCCAGAAAGACCCTGATCGGGTGGGTTGTCAGCGACAAGATGGACAAGACCGTCACCGTCGCTGTCGAGCGTCTCTTCAAGCATCCGGTGTACAAGAAGACGGTGAAGCAGACGCAGAAAATCCACGCGCACGACGCGGAGAACGACTGTCACATCGGCGACCGCGTCAGGGTCATGTCCACGAGACCGCTGAGCCGGCTGAAGCGCTGGCGGGTCGTCGAAGTCATCGAACGGGCACAGTAGGAGCGGAATAACGATGATCAAGATGCAGACGAATCTGGTCGTCGCCGACAATTCGGGGGCAAAGAGCATCCGGTGCATCAAGGTGCTTGGTGGCACCAGGCGGCGCTATGCCTCGGTCGGCGACATCATCAGCGCTTCCGTTCGTGTGGCGATGCCCGGCGGCGGTATCAAGAAGGGGCAGGTCGTCAAGTGCGTGATCGTACGCACGACGAAGGAAGTCAGGCGCAGGGACGGAAGTTACATCCGGTTCGATCAGAACGCGGCGGTCGTCGTGAACGAGCAGCGCGAACCGGTCGGGACCCGTATCTTCGGGCCCGTTGCAAGGGAGCTCCGGGAGAAGCGGTTCATGAAGATCGTCTCGCTGGCTCCGGAAGTCATCTAATATCGGACGGACACAACGATGAAGGTGAAAAAGAACGATATGGTGAGGGTCGTCACGGGGAACGAGCGCGGCCTCGAGGGGAAAGTCCTCAAGGTATTTCCCGAGACCAATCGCATCATCGTCGAGAAGGTGCGCCTCGTCAAACGGCACACGCGCCAGCAGCAGCAGGGTCAGCAGGGCGGCATCGTCGAGAAGGAGGCGCCCATCGACGCCTCGAACGTGATGCTGATCTGTCCGAAGTGCGGCAAGACCACGCGTACGATCTCGGCGAAGCTCGCGGACGGGCGCAAGGTGCGGAGCTGCAAGAAGTGCAACGAAACCCTGAGCGACGAGGATTAGAGATACGTCGGCCGTGCCGGCCGGCCAGGGCTTTTACTCGTGAACGGTGAGTAGAATGGCTGAGACAAAGAACAAG encodes:
- the rplW gene encoding 50S ribosomal protein L23 — encoded protein: MKDIQRIILKPVITERSTALKEASNKFVFEVDPRANKREIKAAIEKLFNVTVKDVKTAIIRGKTKTTFMRSGRFTGKRSDRKKAIVRLASGENIDIFDQV
- the rplB gene encoding 50S ribosomal protein L2, with amino-acid sequence MAIKKFKPTSPALRYKTVTDYSELTPKAPEKSLVKGKASKGGRNNHGRVTMRRRGGGHKRRYRVMDFRRDKHGIDAKVAAVEYDPNRSAFIALLHYVDGEKRYILAPHGVKVGDVLVSGPDADIHPGNALPLEKIPTGLFVHNIELIAGRGGQMARSAGSYAQLMAKEGGRALLRLPSGEIRSVRKECFATIGQVSNIDHENVSIGKAGRSRWLGHRPKVRGVAMNPVDHPMGGGEGRTSGGGHPVTPWGKPTKGFKTRKKKLSDKYIVHRRKKKR
- the rpsS gene encoding 30S ribosomal protein S19, which translates into the protein MPRSLKKGPYIDEKLFGKIDRMNETGEKRVIKTWARRSTISPEFVGHTLAVHNGNKFIPVFITENMVGHKVGEFVSTRTYRGHTSKKRK
- the rplV gene encoding 50S ribosomal protein L22, translating into MEARAIARHVRVSPRKARIVADLVRGKSIELAIETLRYSSKAVSVPIRKTLESAMHNLADRFEHPVEPHDMAIKEIFVDEGRTMYRIRPRAQGRAFRIRKRSSHITVTVEFTGEEPGEAAGGKTEKKASKKTAGKKTAAKKTAARKTTPKKSAPKRAAAKKPAGGRKKPAAKKTEK
- the rpsC gene encoding 30S ribosomal protein S3 encodes the protein MGQKTHPVGLRLGINRTWDSKWFTRKNFAAWLEEDVMIRRYIKKRLARAGVSKVEIERRGDKVRVHIYTARPGMVIGRKGAEVDFLSEELAHLTKRNVNIDIKEVKRPELNSQLVAEHIAGQLVQRVSFRRAMKKAIGSAMRMGAEGIKIKCSGRLGGAEMSRTEGYMDGRVPLHTLRADIDYAQSTAFTTYGTVGVKVWIYTGEVFPKDFRRKMSETAIEESSRGR
- the rplP gene encoding 50S ribosomal protein L16: MLMPKRTKYRKQQRGRMKGKAYRGSSISFGEFALQAEAPAWLTNRQIEAARVAIMRHISRQGKLWIRIFPDKPVTVKPAETRMGKGKGAPEYWVAVVKPGRILFELEGVEPKMAKRAMELAGAKLPIRTKFVRRVATGKVAG
- the rpmC gene encoding 50S ribosomal protein L29, giving the protein MKAVELREMTLDELRSRERDLLEDLARQRIQLSIKRLDNPLQVRVTRRELARVKTIINEKLGVDGDEIPAARPAQDSEA
- the rpsQ gene encoding 30S ribosomal protein S17, with amino-acid sequence MEKRKPRKTLIGWVVSDKMDKTVTVAVERLFKHPVYKKTVKQTQKIHAHDAENDCHIGDRVRVMSTRPLSRLKRWRVVEVIERAQ
- the rplN gene encoding 50S ribosomal protein L14 yields the protein MIKMQTNLVVADNSGAKSIRCIKVLGGTRRRYASVGDIISASVRVAMPGGGIKKGQVVKCVIVRTTKEVRRRDGSYIRFDQNAAVVVNEQREPVGTRIFGPVARELREKRFMKIVSLAPEVI
- a CDS encoding 50S ribosomal protein L24; its protein translation is MKVKKNDMVRVVTGNERGLEGKVLKVFPETNRIIVEKVRLVKRHTRQQQQGQQGGIVEKEAPIDASNVMLICPKCGKTTRTISAKLADGRKVRSCKKCNETLSDED